One window from the genome of Spirosoma rhododendri encodes:
- a CDS encoding SusC/RagA family TonB-linked outer membrane protein codes for MTTNVSLRTRLSELLRLTLLLTIACSCFLPCRAADGQEMLDRPVSLVLESVEVRNMLVQIERQTGARFVYSGQTIPASKKVSLRAQNRVLSSVLAEVLTPLDITFEEVSSRILLRKTTAPLNTAAAGADARAPQKPVTGRVTDQKGGAIPGVSVVVKNTNVGTITDSDGKFSLNAPDNGILVFSAIGFQGKEVAVGQQTQFQITLADANQNLDEVIVTALGIKKEAKRLGYATAVVQPEQVTTNRTVNFINALQGKIAGVNISSLGTGAAGTSKIRIRGQSSFSGQNSPLIVVNGVPIDNTNFGQNTGNTGSDNSVASRDANYSDGGDGLSSINPDDIEGMTVLKGGTAAALYGSRAKDGAILITTKTKGSGQGIGVTFNSNFTTDHPLDFTDFQYEYGQGEYGNRPTAPNPTSGVWSFGEKFAGQSQVLFGGISLPYQPVRNRINTFYRDGYSWTNSVSLSSGSDKGGFSLSLSNLTNNGITRNNTYGRKTINLGFSYNLSPQLTVTGTVNYANELNNNPPQIAQQDNSTPTVIYTLANSLPLDVLEANQINPATGNEYVYSRFMNRTNPYFVLNNKFETIRRDRLFGNLTVRYNVTSWLYAQVRAGQDFWARDQEYNFPTGQASLAAAPAGFVNGRYVQESRRFREVNTDFLIGANRRFGKFGIDLTAGGNQLYRRSDLNSVAVTDFVVRGLYVVQNGRVKDPIYGLSERRVNSLYAAAEFSYQDFLYLNATVRNDWFSTLAPANRSILYPSVTGSFVFSQAFNNLPDWLNFGKVRAAYAEVGSDGDVAPYSNNLFYAVNANLFPNPAGQGQPVGFINSNTIPSKTLKPSRTSEVEFGLELKLLNNRVGLDVAVYRKITSDQIVAAQSSDASGYTSTLINNGQSRNQGIEVLLNLSPVRSRDFSWDVTLNGAYNKTKLLRLLTTTPGEQIVVGTGVFVGDLRQVVGEELGQLYSFGYQRNAAGQIVHGSDGLPLRTAAPISFGSALPKYTGGITNTFTYKGLSLTVLIDFKLGGKMISGTNLNLFRHGLQKETLVGRGDADNKMVGAGVNANGEANAVRAFVQDYYSVGRSKSLGEQVVYDAGLWKLRQISLGYDFTKFLPKSLFIKGVRLSAVASNIAILKKWVPNIDPEQFGFSSDNLVGLEATGLPTTRSVGFNLNVKF; via the coding sequence ATGACCACAAACGTTTCCTTACGAACCCGGCTATCCGAATTGCTGCGTTTGACCCTACTGCTGACCATCGCCTGTAGCTGCTTCCTGCCCTGCCGGGCGGCCGATGGGCAGGAGATGCTGGACCGGCCCGTTTCGCTGGTACTTGAGTCCGTCGAGGTCAGGAATATGCTCGTACAGATCGAGCGGCAGACGGGCGCGCGCTTTGTATACAGCGGACAGACAATCCCGGCCAGTAAAAAAGTGTCGCTACGTGCGCAGAACCGCGTTTTGTCGTCGGTGCTGGCTGAAGTGCTGACCCCGCTGGACATCACGTTCGAAGAAGTCAGCTCGCGGATTCTGTTGCGAAAAACGACCGCCCCGCTCAACACAGCTGCGGCAGGTGCCGACGCCCGTGCGCCCCAAAAACCAGTGACCGGTCGCGTTACAGATCAGAAAGGGGGCGCAATCCCCGGCGTCTCGGTGGTTGTCAAAAATACGAACGTAGGAACGATTACCGACAGCGACGGTAAGTTTTCGCTCAACGCGCCCGACAACGGCATCCTGGTGTTCAGCGCCATCGGATTTCAGGGTAAAGAAGTGGCCGTTGGGCAGCAAACGCAGTTTCAGATTACGCTGGCTGATGCCAATCAGAATCTGGACGAGGTAATCGTTACGGCGCTCGGTATCAAAAAAGAAGCAAAACGGCTGGGGTATGCCACGGCGGTTGTGCAGCCCGAACAGGTCACTACCAACCGGACGGTTAATTTCATCAACGCGCTACAGGGGAAAATTGCCGGTGTCAACATTTCAAGTTTGGGTACGGGCGCGGCCGGAACCAGCAAGATCCGGATTCGGGGACAATCGTCGTTTTCGGGGCAGAACAGTCCGCTCATCGTTGTCAATGGTGTGCCCATCGATAACACGAACTTTGGGCAGAATACTGGTAATACCGGCAGTGATAACTCTGTCGCCAGCCGCGACGCCAATTACTCCGACGGGGGCGACGGCCTTTCATCCATCAACCCCGACGATATCGAAGGGATGACCGTGTTGAAAGGCGGTACGGCGGCTGCCCTGTACGGCTCACGGGCCAAAGACGGCGCGATTCTGATTACGACCAAAACCAAAGGCAGCGGGCAGGGCATCGGCGTGACGTTCAACAGCAACTTCACCACCGACCACCCGCTCGATTTCACTGATTTCCAGTACGAATACGGGCAGGGTGAATACGGCAACCGGCCAACGGCACCCAATCCGACGTCGGGCGTGTGGAGTTTCGGGGAAAAATTTGCCGGACAGAGTCAGGTGCTTTTCGGCGGCATCTCGCTGCCATACCAGCCCGTCAGAAACCGGATCAACACCTTCTACCGCGACGGCTATTCCTGGACCAATTCGGTATCGCTCTCGTCGGGCAGCGACAAAGGCGGCTTCAGCCTGTCGCTGTCGAACCTGACTAACAACGGCATCACCCGCAACAATACCTACGGCCGCAAGACGATCAACCTGGGGTTCAGCTACAACCTGTCGCCCCAGCTTACCGTGACGGGTACGGTCAACTACGCCAATGAACTAAACAACAACCCACCCCAGATTGCTCAGCAAGACAACAGCACGCCGACGGTGATTTATACGCTGGCCAATTCGCTGCCGCTCGATGTACTGGAGGCTAACCAGATCAACCCGGCGACCGGAAACGAGTACGTCTATTCGCGGTTTATGAACCGCACCAACCCGTACTTCGTCCTGAACAACAAGTTTGAAACGATCCGCCGGGACCGGCTTTTCGGCAACCTGACCGTTCGCTACAACGTAACCAGCTGGCTGTATGCGCAGGTGCGGGCCGGGCAGGATTTCTGGGCCAGAGATCAGGAATACAACTTCCCGACCGGGCAGGCATCGCTGGCGGCTGCTCCGGCCGGGTTCGTCAACGGGCGGTACGTGCAGGAGTCGCGTCGGTTCCGCGAGGTAAACACCGATTTCCTGATTGGTGCCAACCGCCGGTTTGGTAAGTTCGGTATCGACCTGACGGCGGGTGGCAACCAGCTTTACCGGCGCAGTGACCTCAATAGTGTCGCCGTTACGGATTTTGTGGTTCGTGGGCTATACGTGGTTCAGAACGGGCGGGTAAAAGACCCGATCTACGGCCTGAGCGAACGCCGGGTAAACTCGCTGTACGCAGCCGCCGAATTCTCCTACCAGGATTTCCTGTACCTCAACGCCACCGTTCGTAACGACTGGTTTTCGACGCTGGCTCCCGCCAACCGCAGTATTCTGTACCCGTCTGTCACGGGCAGTTTCGTGTTTTCGCAGGCCTTCAACAACCTGCCCGACTGGCTGAACTTTGGTAAGGTGCGGGCGGCTTACGCCGAAGTGGGCAGCGACGGCGACGTGGCTCCTTACTCCAACAACCTGTTCTACGCCGTCAACGCCAACCTGTTTCCCAATCCGGCGGGGCAGGGGCAACCGGTAGGATTTATTAATTCGAATACGATACCGAGTAAGACGCTGAAACCCAGCCGTACCTCCGAAGTCGAGTTTGGGCTGGAACTGAAACTGCTCAACAACCGCGTCGGGCTGGACGTGGCCGTGTACCGCAAAATTACCAGCGACCAGATCGTTGCGGCCCAGTCGTCGGATGCGTCGGGCTATACCAGTACGCTGATTAACAACGGGCAGAGCCGGAACCAGGGTATCGAAGTGCTGTTGAACCTGTCGCCGGTGCGTAGCCGGGATTTCTCCTGGGACGTGACACTAAACGGGGCCTATAACAAAACGAAGCTGCTGCGCCTGCTGACGACCACGCCCGGCGAACAGATCGTGGTAGGTACGGGCGTGTTTGTGGGCGACCTGCGGCAGGTTGTTGGCGAAGAGCTGGGGCAGCTTTACAGCTTTGGCTACCAGCGCAATGCTGCGGGGCAGATCGTGCATGGCAGCGACGGCCTGCCGCTACGTACGGCGGCTCCGATCTCGTTTGGCTCGGCATTACCCAAGTACACCGGCGGTATTACCAACACGTTCACGTACAAGGGGTTGAGCCTGACGGTGCTGATTGATTTCAAGCTGGGCGGCAAGATGATTTCGGGAACAAACCTGAACCTGTTCCGGCATGGTCTTCAAAAAGAAACGCTGGTGGGCCGGGGCGATGCCGACAACAAGATGGTTGGCGCGGGCGTCAACGCCAACGGGGAAGCCAACGCGGTGCGCGCTTTCGTGCAGGACTACTACTCGGTGGGGCGGTCGAAGAGTTTGGGCGAGCAGGTCGTTTACGACGCTGGTTTGTGGAAACTGCGCCAGATCAGCCTGGGCTACGACTTTACGAAGTTTCTGCCCAAGAGTCTGTTTATCAAGGGCGTTCGCCTGAGTGCAGTGGCCAGCAACATTGCCATCCTGAAAAAATGGGTGCCCAACATCGACCCCGAACAGTTCGGCTTCAGCTCCGACAACCTCGTGGGTCTCGAAGCTACGGGTTTGCCGACGACCCGCAGTGTTGGCTTCAACCTGAACGTAAAATTCTAA
- a CDS encoding FecR family protein, whose protein sequence is MSQYEFDELLQKYLAGACTPAEEKLILDWYSEIDSEGAAPLNKAEKRAIQQRIWQRLAAKTSHFPASRQPVRYAWAAVVAAGLVGIGLFIYWSGRPVAAETAMAESGSVANTIVTVNRISRSQAIRLDDGTVVVLKPEARLTYPAHFGRTRRAVTLSGEAFFRVRRNPVSPFMVQTGDLITEVLGTTFTIKSSADTRNVEVAVLTGRVSVYPVADQAQRGRHEVVLKPNERVTYRSDSHQLVPTLVDQPVLVGPVRELPDLTFDKAPLPAVMDRLQALYGIDIVLENDALSTCSINADLNDLSLYNQLDLVCRSVDASYEVRGTSIFIRGNGCP, encoded by the coding sequence ATGTCGCAGTACGAATTCGACGAATTATTGCAGAAATATCTCGCCGGGGCCTGCACCCCGGCGGAGGAGAAGCTGATTCTCGACTGGTACAGCGAGATCGACAGCGAAGGGGCAGCACCGCTCAACAAAGCAGAAAAGCGGGCTATTCAGCAGCGAATCTGGCAGCGACTGGCCGCGAAAACAAGCCATTTTCCCGCTTCGCGCCAACCCGTCCGGTACGCGTGGGCAGCTGTCGTGGCGGCTGGTCTGGTCGGTATTGGCCTTTTCATCTACTGGTCTGGTCGGCCAGTTGCCGCAGAAACGGCAATGGCTGAATCCGGTTCTGTCGCCAACACCATCGTAACCGTCAACCGTATTAGCCGGTCGCAGGCTATCCGGCTCGACGACGGCACTGTGGTCGTTCTCAAACCGGAAGCTAGGCTGACCTACCCCGCTCACTTTGGCCGAACGCGCCGGGCTGTGACGTTGTCTGGGGAAGCCTTTTTTCGGGTCCGGCGCAATCCCGTCAGTCCGTTTATGGTGCAGACGGGCGATCTGATTACGGAGGTACTCGGTACCACGTTCACCATCAAATCGAGCGCCGATACCCGTAACGTCGAAGTCGCCGTGCTAACGGGGCGGGTGTCGGTGTACCCGGTGGCCGATCAGGCGCAGCGCGGCCGACACGAGGTCGTGCTGAAACCCAACGAACGGGTTACCTACCGAAGCGATAGCCATCAGCTGGTACCGACACTGGTCGACCAGCCCGTGTTGGTTGGGCCTGTCCGGGAGTTGCCGGATCTGACCTTCGATAAGGCCCCACTGCCAGCGGTGATGGACCGGTTACAGGCGCTCTACGGCATCGACATCGTGCTGGAAAACGATGCGCTCAGTACGTGTTCGATCAATGCCGACCTGAATGACCTCTCACTCTACAATCAGCTCGATCTGGTGTGCCGCTCGGTCGATGCCAGCTACGAGGTGCGCGGTACCAGCATCTTCATCCGGGGGAATGGTTGCCCATGA
- a CDS encoding RNA polymerase sigma factor, protein MHYPSVPDEQLVRFLADGDTAAFKELYDRYWYKLFSVAYHRIGTKEEAEELVHDVFEQLWNRRQSLAITHVGAYLVVAIKHLSMNHIRSQINHRRLQEHLILNQLQQSFATEELVNFTDLSDALAHVLKQLPERSSEIFRLSRFENQSVKAIAAQFNLSEKAVEYHITKSIRLLKENLKAYHTNN, encoded by the coding sequence ATGCACTACCCGTCTGTTCCCGATGAGCAGTTAGTCCGTTTCCTCGCAGACGGAGACACCGCTGCCTTCAAAGAGCTGTACGATCGATACTGGTATAAGCTGTTCAGCGTAGCCTACCACCGGATCGGGACAAAAGAAGAAGCGGAAGAATTGGTGCATGACGTATTCGAGCAACTCTGGAATCGGCGTCAGAGTCTGGCTATCACCCACGTAGGGGCGTATCTGGTCGTAGCGATCAAGCACCTGTCGATGAACCACATACGGTCGCAGATTAACCATCGCCGGTTGCAGGAGCACCTTATCCTGAACCAGTTGCAGCAGTCGTTCGCCACGGAAGAGCTGGTCAATTTTACCGACCTGTCGGACGCGCTGGCCCATGTGCTGAAGCAACTCCCCGAACGCAGCAGCGAAATTTTTCGGCTCAGCCGCTTCGAAAATCAATCCGTCAAGGCTATCGCGGCTCAGTTCAATCTGAGCGAAAAGGCCGTGGAATACCATATCACCAAGTCGATCCGGCTATTGAAAGAGAATCTGAAAGCATACCACACCAACAACTAG
- a CDS encoding putative porin → MNRCIRLLVLFLSLAGAAWGQQIPGGFGNTGFGATQPMSTTSNTPSGIDDSTKVIYGPTTTRYILEDDILNNRRTLYPVDTTMDEVHRFLYVQRSHNMYQDLGALGTAMRPVFVAMPQQLGSQTGYNAYDAYAYQPLSVKYYNTKSPFTDMYVALGGRNQNILRFDFAQNITSRWNVGFAVQRFTSQKQYGVGGTSDPNKLLAQNWSGVVHTNYRSKNEKYTLLANFINMNHSVDEQGGVLSGTAVTGETIVYDYTGNSRLTGVTIGRGYFGSPNSSEIRNDYHIYQQYAPAEGIQFYDKLDYQRHKNFYQDTTLSLNVGFYPAVLGDSSKAFIDARFRLLENQFGLKGIFERNGSAFNYRAYLRNRIYGQYTQYATGVSRTNEYETRRVETFLGGWLGYYFPDSLSQITAEAEYQVGGGYRLQGQLTSRLITAGYSSIFVQPTLLQERLQSNLFYWRNENFNLRGYNHAFGKLNLRYRKLQLEPGLDYYLLTNYVYYDEKAIARQASGSFSVLQTGLGYRLEAGKFLASGQAYYTLQSRRDYLRTPPIFVNARFQYEVLYAKALYIQVGVDLHYKSLYYANAYMPATQQFYIQNNQQVEGYLLADLYANLRVNRTRLFVKLTHANQGVFQPGYFVTPNYLQMRRGFAFGVDWYLFD, encoded by the coding sequence ATGAATAGATGCATACGTTTACTGGTTCTGTTTTTAAGCCTGGCTGGTGCAGCCTGGGGGCAGCAGATTCCGGGTGGTTTCGGCAATACGGGTTTCGGGGCGACTCAGCCCATGTCGACAACCAGTAATACACCTTCCGGCATTGACGATTCGACCAAGGTAATCTACGGCCCCACCACGACGCGCTACATACTGGAAGACGATATTCTGAACAACCGCCGGACGCTTTATCCCGTCGATACGACGATGGACGAAGTACACCGGTTTCTGTACGTACAGCGCAGTCACAATATGTATCAGGATCTGGGCGCGCTGGGTACGGCTATGCGCCCTGTGTTTGTGGCTATGCCGCAGCAGCTGGGATCACAGACGGGGTACAATGCCTATGATGCCTATGCTTACCAGCCCCTGAGTGTAAAATACTACAATACCAAGTCGCCTTTTACGGATATGTACGTGGCGCTGGGTGGCCGCAATCAGAACATTCTGCGGTTCGATTTCGCTCAGAACATTACCTCCCGCTGGAACGTCGGTTTTGCCGTGCAGCGCTTCACCTCGCAGAAGCAGTACGGCGTCGGCGGTACTAGCGATCCTAATAAGCTGCTGGCCCAGAACTGGAGCGGGGTGGTACATACGAACTACCGCTCGAAAAACGAGAAGTACACGCTGCTGGCAAACTTCATCAACATGAACCACTCGGTCGACGAGCAGGGCGGGGTGTTGTCAGGGACGGCGGTAACGGGTGAAACGATTGTTTATGATTACACCGGCAACTCCCGGCTGACGGGTGTGACGATCGGTAGGGGTTATTTCGGCAGTCCGAATAGCAGCGAAATCCGCAACGATTACCACATTTATCAGCAGTACGCACCGGCGGAGGGGATTCAGTTTTACGACAAACTCGACTACCAGCGCCACAAGAATTTTTATCAGGATACGACGCTGTCGCTCAACGTCGGTTTTTACCCGGCCGTGCTGGGCGACTCATCGAAAGCGTTCATCGACGCGCGGTTCAGGCTACTCGAAAACCAGTTTGGGCTGAAAGGTATCTTTGAGCGGAATGGCTCGGCGTTCAACTACCGGGCCTACCTGCGAAACCGGATTTATGGGCAGTACACGCAGTACGCAACCGGCGTTTCGCGCACCAATGAGTATGAGACCCGGCGCGTCGAGACGTTTCTGGGCGGCTGGCTGGGCTATTATTTCCCCGATAGTCTGTCGCAGATTACGGCGGAGGCTGAGTATCAGGTGGGTGGGGGATACCGGCTCCAGGGGCAGCTCACTAGCCGTCTGATAACGGCGGGTTACTCATCGATTTTCGTGCAGCCGACACTGTTGCAGGAGCGACTGCAAAGCAACCTCTTTTACTGGCGCAACGAGAATTTTAACCTAAGGGGATATAACCACGCGTTTGGCAAGCTGAACCTGCGCTACCGCAAGCTGCAACTCGAACCGGGGCTGGATTATTACCTGCTGACCAACTACGTTTATTACGACGAAAAGGCCATTGCCCGGCAGGCGTCCGGCTCGTTCTCGGTTCTGCAAACGGGGCTGGGGTACCGGCTTGAAGCGGGCAAGTTTCTGGCGTCGGGGCAGGCGTATTACACCTTGCAGTCGCGCCGGGATTACCTCCGGACACCGCCTATCTTCGTGAACGCCCGCTTCCAGTATGAAGTGCTGTACGCGAAAGCCCTGTACATTCAGGTGGGGGTCGATCTGCACTACAAATCGCTGTACTACGCCAACGCCTACATGCCCGCTACGCAGCAGTTCTACATTCAGAACAATCAGCAGGTTGAAGGGTACCTGCTGGCCGACCTGTACGCCAACCTGCGCGTCAACCGCACCCGTCTGTTCGTGAAGCTGACCCACGCCAATCAGGGCGTCTTCCAGCCGGGCTACTTCGTAACGCCCAACTACCTCCAAATGCGTCGCGGCTTCGCCTTCGGAGTCGACTGGTATTTATTTGACTAG
- the lpxK gene encoding tetraacyldisaccharide 4'-kinase: MRLRNAFYDNGLFKKQRPALRVISVGNLTVGGTGKTPMVEFLIKRYGSDRASGLPETATLSRGYGRITTGFRIATDADTAATLGDEPLQLYRKFGRFVCVCVGERRADALHQMQQRFPQLRRVLLDDAYQHRAVDPHLNLLLSDYNRPFYADYPFPAGRLREGRAGAARADAVIITKCPGALSADEQQQIRWAVHRYSGAGVPVLFAGLRYGQPVAYATQQPTDKLRAVVLVSGLANADPLDTYVRQTFDLLTHHRFADHYAYKRADLDRLLADQPPGAALLTTEKDWVKLDALLTTDERATLPLYYLPVSVQFLPGYEQEFGRLLDAFDAGDRPPRPLSDGARPLPM; this comes from the coding sequence ATGCGGTTGCGTAATGCATTCTACGACAATGGATTATTTAAAAAACAACGACCTGCCCTGCGGGTGATCAGCGTTGGAAACCTTACCGTAGGCGGTACGGGAAAGACGCCGATGGTGGAGTTTTTGATTAAACGGTATGGGTCAGATCGGGCATCGGGTTTGCCGGAAACGGCTACGCTGAGCCGGGGATACGGTCGCATCACGACCGGCTTCCGCATTGCGACCGATGCCGACACGGCGGCCACGCTGGGCGATGAACCGCTGCAACTGTACCGCAAGTTTGGCCGGTTTGTCTGCGTCTGTGTGGGCGAACGACGGGCCGACGCCCTGCATCAGATGCAGCAGCGATTCCCCCAGCTACGACGCGTGTTGCTCGACGATGCGTACCAGCACCGGGCCGTTGACCCACACCTGAATTTGCTGCTATCCGACTACAATCGCCCGTTTTACGCCGATTACCCGTTCCCGGCGGGGCGACTGCGCGAAGGCAGGGCCGGTGCTGCACGGGCCGATGCCGTCATCATTACGAAGTGCCCCGGTGCCCTGTCGGCCGACGAACAGCAGCAGATTCGGTGGGCTGTACACCGCTACAGTGGGGCGGGGGTGCCGGTGCTGTTTGCCGGGCTGCGGTATGGGCAGCCGGTTGCTTATGCCACGCAGCAACCGACCGACAAACTCAGGGCCGTGGTGCTGGTATCGGGGCTGGCCAACGCTGATCCGCTTGATACCTACGTGCGGCAGACCTTCGATCTGTTGACGCACCATCGCTTTGCCGATCACTACGCCTACAAACGCGCCGATCTCGACCGGCTGCTGGCCGATCAGCCACCCGGCGCAGCCCTGTTAACGACTGAGAAAGACTGGGTTAAACTCGACGCGCTGCTGACGACCGATGAGCGCGCTACGTTACCGTTGTATTACCTGCCCGTATCGGTGCAGTTTTTGCCTGGTTACGAGCAGGAGTTTGGCCGCTTGCTGGATGCGTTCGACGCGGGAGACAGACCGCCCCGGCCGCTTTCCGATGGGGCAAGGCCGCTGCCAATGTGA